The Vibrio sp. 10N DNA window CTAACCGTTGTTGCAGAAGCGCGCTCTCTTGATAGCGACAAGCTAACCGCACAAGTTAACCACATGGTTGAGACGTTCCAAGCATCTGCTGAGAAGTTTGGTGCAGAGGTTGAGATTGAGTCAACTCGCGCTTACGACGCGTTTGTTATTGCTGAAGATGATGCACACGTTCTGAAGATCAAAGAAGTGTTTGCGTCAAACGGCGTGGAAGCAAACACTAAGCACACTGGCGGTGGCAGCGATGCGAACAACTTCAACGAGAAAGGTTTAACAACTGTGAACCTATCTACCGGTATGTCTAAAGTACACACCACAGAAGAGTTCATCGCTGTTGATGACATGGTGAAGATCACTGACTTTGTGATTAGCTACGTAACTGCTTAATCACACAGTAAAAATAGAAGCCGCCTCCGCTCTCAGCGAGGCGGCTTTTTTATCATCACAGATCTTCAAACTCATCAATCGCCGCACGAGCTTCTGCCAGCGTACACCCAGATTGATACATCAAATCAGCCACAGTGATCTCCGGCTCCCTCTCAAGGAGTTCTTGAATGGGTGATTTGTAGCCATCAAGGACTTTATCTATCGCAACAGAAATCCAGCCGACATTGGCCTCGATAGAGAACTTTGATAATGCAGAAGGCTCTCCGCTCAGCGTCCAGTTGCGAGAGCGCCGGATACGCTTTAACGTACAACCATATTTCACTGCGCAGGCCATGACGATAGATTTATCTTCCACGCGGTGAACGAAGCTGTTCAGCCTTACCGACACTAAAAACCGCGACGTTTCCAAAACTGACCTTCATCTCTTGCTGT harbors:
- a CDS encoding ribosome recycling factor family protein — encoded protein: METSRFLVSVRLNSFVHRVEDKSIVMACAVKYGCTLKRIRRSRNWTLSGEPSALSKFSIEANVGWISVAIDKVLDGYKSPIQELLEREPEITVADLMYQSGCTLAEARAAIDEFEDL